In one window of Podospora pseudopauciseta strain CBS 411.78 chromosome 2 map unlocalized CBS411.78m_2.2, whole genome shotgun sequence DNA:
- a CDS encoding uncharacterized protein (EggNog:ENOG503PXRH), which yields MSLFIGSKSASSRQGSYIYRDKHPSFSHGSRNKYRGRDPKVSGATLVENEAGDRPLTGTSFLFVVNELNNNYEAQAHGSEPLRDQWLNFMPPERADEYLDEWPGMVFRYLQEPQGGVITPADEYRWYRPGRGHEGHIVRVDTAGNITGHPVICRQATIFSCSNHLPVIVGPGDASLGNSRVVRHVLDSDNMFYWSLLHISRWDDGSNISYVNSEGRGVPSVVGRNPSWIPSLVPQVYSNPNANLVSGGLSGDLSVLIGLMAFHSRVGRASDVFISQKWHHNRWIGSQHAPTHVPRTQEENPRGFFVQVCLDNLVRGLEDSDENNIRAEDCLQHVLALEWHSVLVREN from the exons ATGAGTCTGTTCATT GGCAGCAAAtctgcttcttctcgtcAGGGTAGTTATATTTACCGTGATAAGCACCCTTCCTTCAGCCATGGCTCCCGCAACAAGTATCGCGGTCGCGACCCCAAGGTCTCTGGTGCCACCCTAGTTGAAAATGAAGCTGGAGATCGACCTCTCACTGGCACCTCATTCTTATTTGTGGTCAACGaactcaacaacaactaTGAGGCTCAGGCTCACGGAAGCGAGCCACTTCGGGATCAGTGGTTGAACTTCATGCCCCCTGAACGCGCGGATGAGTACTTGGACGAATGGCCGGGAATGGTATTCCGGTATCTGCAGGAACCGCAAGGCGGCGTCATCACTCCGGCTGATGAGTATCGGTG GTACCGCCCTGGCCGAGGACACGAAGGTCATATCGTTCGAGTCGATACGGCAGGCAACATCACCGGCCACCCCGTTATTTGCCGTCAAGCGACCATTTTCTCCTGTAGCAACCACCTACCCGTGATTGTTGGGCCTGGTGACGCATCTCTTGGTAACTCGAGAGTTGTACGCCATGTCCTGGACAGCGACAACATGTTTTACTGGAGCCTCCTGCACATTAGCCGCTGGGATGATGGCTCCAACATCAGTTATGTCAACTCCGAGGGGCGAGGTGTGCCTTCTGTCGTCGGTAGAAACCCTTCTTGGATTCCCTCGCTCGTTCCTCAGGTGTACTCGAATCCAAATGCAAACCTGGTGTCAGGTGGGCTGTCTGGTGATTTGTCCGTCTTGATTGGGCTTATGGCTTTCCACAGCAGGGTAGGAAGGGCGAGTGACGTGTTCATCTCGCAAAAATGGCATCACAATCGGTGGATTGGAAGTCAGCACGCACCGACACATG TGCCAAGAACCCAAGAGGAAAATCCGCGCGGCTTTTTTGTCCAAGTGTGTCTGGACAATCTGGTAAGGGGACTGGAGGACAGTGATGAGAACAACATCCGGGCTGAGGACTGCTTGCAGCATGTTTTGGCACTGGAATGGCACAGTGTTCTTGTCAGAGAGAACTGA
- a CDS encoding uncharacterized protein (EggNog:ENOG503NY5Z; COG:H), whose translation MAPTIEELYPEYTLTSSIDKLRSEHYAHLDKKNHVYLDYTGSSLASAFQLTHSSVRLSSTLYGNPHSINPSSQASTNAIIATRLKVLQHLNTDAEEYEVIFTANATEAAKLVGESYAFTKGTKLVLTADNHNSINGLREFAGRKGSSTVYIPFSSPDMRINDEDFIKALSAARPGRKATLSTGINRFAKSLLGCQPWRRKTGDDAGREDGLRRCSTSDTNPNQDASCDNPALYRAFLRPSCQSSLVPPQSASTAPARPAEKTTRHGLFAYPAQSNFTGVRHPLAWVTYAQRQGYDVLLDAAAYLPTTRLDMSITKPEFLIISWYKLFGFPTGVGCLVVKKEALSRLVRPWFSGGTIQAVTVGVPWHLKARGAEGFEDGTVNFLGIPEVMFGLEWINAVGLQVIGLRVRCLTGWFLKRLAALRHSDRTPMARIYGPENMDMRGGTVAFNLLDSGGKVVDERLVGQESAAAGISLRTGCFCNPGAGEAAMGLTVASLRRLATATAQMRGMDDFVEVLGLPSAGAIRVSFGIASTSTDVDRFFEFVEKTYRDRVTTSEGLFPRESC comes from the coding sequence ATGGCACCCACCATCGAAGAACTATATCCCGAGTACACTCTTACTTCTTCAATCGACAAACTACGTTCCGAGCACTATGCTCACCTTGATAAGAAGAACCATGTTTATCTTGACTATACCGGATCAAGCCTTGCTTCTGCTTTCCAGCTGACCCACTCTTCAGTTCGACTTTCATCCACGCTTTATGGCAATCCTCAcagcatcaacccctccagccAAGCATCCACCAATGCCATCATAGCTACGCGGCTCAAAGTCTTGCAGCACCTGAATACGGATGCGGAAGAGTATGAGGTCATCTTCACAGCCAACGCCACAGAGGCCGCAAAACTTGTTGGAGAATCGTACGCATTCACTAAGGGAACGAAGTTAGTGTTGACGGCGGATAATCATAATTCCATCAACGGACTTAGGGAGTTTGcaggaaggaagggaagCAGTACCGTTTACATACCCTTCTCATCTCCCGACATGAGAATCAATGACGAGGATTTTATCAAGGCTCTTTCGGCGGCACGACCGGGGCGGAAAGCTACTCTGAGTACTGGAATCAACCGGTTCGCCAAATCACTTCTGGGGTGCCAGCcttggagaagaaaaacagGTGACGATGCCGGCCGCGAGGATGGATTGAGGCGCTGTTCCACATCAGATACCAATCCAAACCAGGATGCTTCTTGTGACAACCCTGCCCTTTACAGGGCCTTTCTCCGGCCCTCTTGCCAATCGTCACTAGTACCTCCACAAAGTGCCAGCACCGCACCGGCAAGACCAGCGGAAAAAACGACGCGCCATGGACTCTTTGCTTACCCAGCCCAAAGCAACTTTACCGGCGTCCGTCATCCATTGGCGTGGGTCACCTACGCCCAACGCCAAGGGTATGATGTGCTGCTCGACGCAGCCGCCTACCTGCCTACCACTAGGCTCGACATGTCTATTACCAAGCCCGAGTTTCTCATTATCAGTTGGTACAAACTCTTCGGGTTCCCTACCGGTGTGGGCTGTCTGGTTGTGAAAAAGGAAGCCCTGTCCAGGCTCGTAAGGCCCTGGTTCTCTGGGGGCACCATTCAAGCTGTCACGGTGGGGGTCCCTTGGCATCTGAAGGCGAGGGGGGCTGAGGGATTCGAAGATGGGACAGTGAATTTCCTGGGCATTCCTGAGGTGATGTTTGGCCTGGAGTGGATCAATGCAGTTGGCCTGCAGGTTATTGGGCTGCGAGTCAGGTGCTTGACTGGCTGGTTCTTGAAGAGGTTGGCCGCCTTGAGACACTCGGACAGGACACCAATGGCTAGAATATACGGACCAGAAAATATGGACATGCGAGGAGGCACCGTTGCTTTTAATCTGCTGGACTCTGGCGGTAAGGTTGTAGACGAGCGATTAGTCGGGCAAGAGTCGGCAGCGGCCGGAATTTCACTCAGGACAGGGTGTTTTTGTAACCCTGGGGCCGGGGAGGCTGCCATGGGCTTGACTGTGGCTTCTCTGCGTAGGCTGGCCACGGCTACAGCGCAGATGAGAGGGATGGATGACTTTGTCGAGGTTCTTGGCTTGCCATCAGCTGGAGCTATCCGCGTCTCATTCGGGATCGCTTCCACTTCTACCGACGTTGATAGGTTTTTCGAGTTTGTGGAAAAGACATACCGGGATCGAGTGACAACCTCTGAGGGTCTTTTCCCGAGAGAGTCCTGCTAG
- a CDS encoding uncharacterized protein (EggNog:ENOG503NZP0), whose product MMHSLTSLLLSTLLVIKGSGVQAQPACTRDFLKTAADSLLAAQTAGNPALLQPLSPSAVYHENFRNASLTSGSSLTRATKIDFSRHSLDTTQCATYTEIISATGAQPYVIGVQMFFTSAQITKVDLLSTTTGDWLFNATGTLRWASRENWGTIPEADRDSREVIKAAGDAYCDIFHDKSVVVPWGRPCARLEGGAYTGNGGQNDRCDVGIPSGVQLVDRRYVIDETVGAVSIFLSFSGIPDSHEFRVEKGTLRFVHTITVMNTGSGSGKGKGKRKRLARGDA is encoded by the coding sequence ATGATGCATTCACTCACCTCGCTCCTCCTCTCGACCCTCTTGGTGATCAAGGGGTCTGGCGTGCAAGCGCAGCCGGCCTGCACCAGAGATTTCCTTAAGACGGCAGCCGACAGCCTTCTCGCCGCGCAGACAGCCGGCAACCCTGCGCTGCTACAGCCGCTTTCTCCCTCAGCCGTTTACCACGAGAATTTTCGCAATGCTTCCCTCACGTCAGGCTCTTCCTTGACCCGTGCTACCAAGATCGACTTCTCACGCCACAGCCTCGACACGACACAATGCGCCACCTATACCGAAATTATCTCGGCCACGGGCGCGCAGCCATACGTGATTGGCGTGCAGATGTTTTTTACGTCAGCCCAGATCACAAAGGTTGATCtcttgtccaccaccacgggcGATTGGCTTTTCAACGCAACCGGAACCCTGCGCTGGGCATCCCGTGAGAATTGGGGGACGATCCCCGAGGCAGATAGAGACTCGAGAGAGGTGATCAAGGCCGCTGGGGATGCGTACTGTGACATCTTTCATGACAAGTCTGTCGTTGTGCCGTGGGGCAGGCCTTGTGCTAGACTGGAGGGTGGCGCCTATACAGGCAACGGTGGGCAAAATGACAGGTGCGACGTGGGCATCCCGAGCGGTGTGCAGCTAGTGGACCGGAGGTATGTGATTGACGAGACGGTAGGCGCCGTCTCCATTTTCTTGAGCTTCAGCGGCATACCGGACAGTCACGAGTTTCGAGTCGAGAAGGGAACGTTGAGATTTGTACATACGATTACCGTGATGAACACTGGCAGTGGATCtggaaaggggaaagggaagcgGAAGCGGTTGGCTCGTGGTGACGCATAG
- the apm1 gene encoding AP-1 adaptor complex mu subunit Apm1 (COG:U; EggNog:ENOG503NVTZ) — MASAIFFLDLKGKTLLARNYRGDIPMSAVEKFPILLSEAEEESSAVPPCFSHEGINYLYIRHNNLYLLALTKRNTNAAEILLFLHKIVEVFTEYFKALEEESIRDNFVIIYELLDEMMDFGYPQTTESKILQEYITQESHKLEIQARPPIAVTNAVSWRSEGIRYRKNEVFLDVIESLNLLVSANGNVLRSEILGAIKMKCYLSGMPELRLGLNDKVMFESTGRTTRGKAIEMEDVKFHQCVRLSRFENDRTISFIPPDGEFELMSYRLNTQVKPLIWVECVVESHSGSRIEYMLKARAQFKRRSTANNVEIIVPVPDDADTPRFRTNVGSVHYAPEQSAIVWKIKQFGGGKEFLMRAELGLPSVRGDDEHGGGMTGGFGGSMGGVGAPGKGAKRPIQVKFEIPYFTTSGIQVRYLKITEPKLQYPSLPWVRYITQSGDIAVRLPDAV, encoded by the exons ATGGCTTCAGCCATCTTCTTTCTCGACCTAAAGGGCAAaaccctcctcgcccgaaACTATCGTGGAGATATACCCATGTCAGCCGTCGAAAAgttccccatcctcctcagcgaAGCCGAAGAAGAGTCGTCGGCCGTCCCCCCTTGTTTCTCCCACGAGGGTATCAACTACCTCTACATCAGACACAATAACCTCTATCTACTCGCCCTGACGAAACGAAACACCAATGCCGCCGAGATTCTCCTTTTTCTCCACAAAATTGTTGAGGTGTTTACCGAGTACTTCAAGGCGCTCGAGGAGGAGTCTATTCGAGACAACTTTGTCATTATATACGAGCTTCTCGACGAGATGATGGACTTTGGCTACCCCCAGACTACCGAATCCAAGATTCTGCAAGAGTACATCACCCAGGAGTCGCACAAGCTCGAGATTCAGGCTCGTCCGCCCATTGCTGTCACCAACGCCGTGTCGTGGCGCTCCGAGGGTATCCGTTACCGCAAAAACGAGGTGTTTCTGGATGTTATTGAATCGCTCAACCTTCTTGTGTCAGCCAACGGCAATGTGTTGCGATCGGAAATTCTGGGTGCCATCAAGATGAAGTGTTACTTGTCTGGCATGCCCGAGCTGCGGCTGGGCCTCAACGACAAGGTCATGTTCGAAAGCACGGGGCGGACGACGCGTGGCAAGGCcattgagatggaggatgtcAAATTTCACCAGTGTGTGCGTCTATCGCGTTTCGAGAACGACCGCACCATCAGCTTCATCCCCCCTGACGGAGAATTTGAGCTCATGTCATATCGTCTCAACACCCAGGTCAAGCCGCTCATCTGGGTCGAGTGCGTTGTCGAGTCGCATAGTGGATCGCGAATAGAATACATGCTCAAGGCCAGGGCGCAATTCAAGCGCCGCAGTACGGCGAACAACGTCGAGATTATTGTTCCGGTGCCCGACGACGCCGATACACCACGCTTCCGAACCAACGTCGGATCGGTGCACTATGCGCCAGAGCAGAGTGCCATCGTCTGGAAGATCAAGCAGTTTGGTGGCGGCAAGGAGTTTCTCATGCGTGCCGAGCTCGGCCTACCCAGTGTGCGAGGTGACGACGAGCATGGCGGTGGCATGACGGGTGGCTTCGGCGGGAGCATGGGCGGCGTGGGAGCTCCTGGCAAGGGTGCCAAGCGACCCATTCAGGTCAAGTTCGAGATTCCCTACTTCACCACCAGCGGCATCCAAGTGCGCTACCTCAAGATCACAGAGCCCAAG CTTCAATACCCATCACTCCCATGGGTGCGTTACATCACGCAATCGGGAGATATTGCTGTCAGACTACCAGATGCCGTGTGA
- the OPI1 gene encoding transcriptional regulator opi1 (COG:S; EggNog:ENOG503NYZC), with translation MDHMLVLPPPSQSPTPSQLKSQDASAAVSYPDYERRSTPAAFHEPTLTMHSSHLNSLPLPPISHPGDPTSRSFPHHTAELAPIQPPHEKPAIGAAQTLPSLSSVTGAQTPRLPSLSAASESSYSPLSTASTSTVITATTNKTVASPSLPINHWPSLNPFTTYYTPSHVQGSESSMNADVTSGKPSHHRATSVSLDDPGVRAAAEALGRLRTVDTMPHDSDGRRNRTPEAYQVGTPNSQESSSERQQEPLLSLITTSYPSIAPVASYLESATSVCNTAYTNSKNYSPVLRRNAEYIEDRVVKPVAKTVGRYGGHGLRWWLQKPGRKQRSPSDLEDGRQGVKRRKGDTDRESAIAARVMADFDIGSKDRRTSVSTVDTLPAYDDQRSPAYTERADEQRGPNSQDEESGSYKLWVTTSSLRVAMQDESKKRLRVLIGVLSNTNGRITDFFESLTKAVEEYDRSIAANREDVAMDGQDEHSHNELSTRIMTLVDGITKTSAATVDMVNKCAASALPDNVKAFVARRLISLPAQWKLMASQEGPDAPREGGDEAAAIRHRAHSALALAKVSLQIMTQITDVLNMTLNAVEEWCENQNKNESSQPSSPMGVQGPVGVDGDVKMSD, from the exons ATGGATCACATGCTGGTGCTGCCTCCTCCGTCGCAGTCCCCGACACCCTCGCAGCTAAAATCACAAGACGCGAGTGCCGCTGTCTCCTATCCGGACTACGAGCGCCGCTCAACACCAGCGGCGTTCCACGAACCAACTTTGACGATGCACTCGTCCCACCTAAACAGCCTGCCGCTACCGCCCATCTCCCATCCAGGCGACCCAACCTCGCGATCCTTCCCCCACCACACTGCCGAGCTGGCCCCGATCCAGCCGCCGCACGAGAAGCCTGCCATTGGGGCCGCGCAAACTCTGCCGTCACTCTCCTCCGTCACTGGCGCGCAGACTCCTCGCCTGCCCTCGCTGTCTGCAGCCTCAGAGTCTTCGTATTCTCCCCTGTCTACGGCGAGCACATCGACAGTAATCACCGCGACCACAAACAAGACGGTCGCTTCTCCCAGTCTCCCCATCAATCATTGGCCGAGCCTGAATCCCTTCACCACATACTACACACCGAGCCACGTGCAGGGTTCCGAATCGTCCATGAACGCGGACGTGACCAGCGGCAAACCAAGTCACCACAGGGCTACCAGCGTCAGCCTCGATGACCCGGGGGTGcgtgccgccgccgaggctCTGGGGCGCCTGCGAACAG TGGACACCATGCCCCACGACAGCGACGGCCGGCGCAACCGGACTCCCGAGGCGTACCAAGTGGGCACGCCCAACTCCCAGGAGAGCTCCAGCGAGAGACAGCAGGAGCCCCTGCTGTCATTGATCACTACGTCTTACCCCAGCATCGCCCCTGTTGCGTCATATCTAGAGAGTGCCACGTCGGTCTGCAATACGGCCTATACAAACTCCAAAAACTATTCGCCCGTCCTCAGAAGGAATGCCGAGTACATAGAGGACCGAGTCGTGAAGCCGGTCGCCAAGACTGTAGGGAGATATGGCGGACACGGGCTCAGGTGGTGGCTGCAGAAGCCGGGCAGGAAGCAGCGCTCACCGTCCGACTTGGAAGATGGGCGACAGGGAGTGAAGCGACGGAAGGGGGACACGGACAGAGAATCAGCCATCGCGGCCCGCGTCATGGCCGATTTTGACATAGGTTCTAAGGATCGACGCACCTCGGTCAGCACGGTCGACACGTTGCCTGCCTATGACGACCAGAGGTCGCCGGCCTACACCGAGAGGGCTGACGAGCAGAGGGGGCCGAACTCTCAGGATGAAGAGTCTGGGAGCTATAAGCTGTGGGTTACGACGTCCAGTCTCCGCGTTGCCATGCAGGATGAGAGCAAGAAGCGTCTCCGGGTTCTCATCGGGGTGCTGAGCAACACCAACGGGCGGATCACTGACTTCTTCGAGAGCCTGAccaaggcggtggaggagtatGATCGCTCCATCGCGGCAAATCGCGAAGATGTTGCCATGGATGGCCAAGACGAACACAGTCACAATGAGCTTTCGACACGCATCATGACCCTCGTTGACGGCATAACCAAGACGAGCGCAGCGACGGTCGACATGGTCAACAAATGCGCTGCGAGTGCCCTGCCAGATAACGTCAAGGCCTTTGTGGCTCGTCGACTGATAAGCTTGCCCGCGCAGTGGAAGCTCATGGCGTCGCAAGAAGGGCCGGACGCGCCCAGGGAAGGTGGCGacgaagcagcagcaatccGTCACAGAGCACACTCGGCATTGGCGCTGGCCAAGGTGTCTCTCCAGATTATGACGCAAATCACCGATGTCCTCAACATGACGCTGAACGCTGTTGAGGAATGGTGCGagaaccaaaacaaaaacgaGAGCTCCCAGCCATCTTCCCCAATGGGTGTTCAGGGGCCGGTGGGCGTAGATGGGGACGTCAAGATGTCAGATTGA
- a CDS encoding uncharacterized protein (EggNog:ENOG503PYCS), with protein MMSEMDGLIPAVANLSMQPSLRRKPVRPASSIPPPPTFCAELEGSMPTTPRPQASGDFDQGLIPVEREPPPDHEGVIPLHAPHSAAVSHAGPPSTAVGAGLPSPSQTPGTPGVVYTPAAYPSWPKSYASHHPQPAPLVSPTQSLPTSSVSSTTSPPPISGIHSSGQKLGDFASSVFSKETVKWSKKTASRFGGALKSAATSAHEAATKAQVAAVRAAEQRRQRQAGIVVPQQTTSPQPLYTPQYWASSHHHAQNTASHQQSAIPFVPPVRQDQSQSQSPAALAPVSQGQTPHVFASNQTPSSPPPPPAKFHYPQIAASPLSLPSHPQPHNSLPGHHLRQHQQHQQHQQHQQHQQHQQHQQQHYLHHPQPTPTVVLVGGSGGGGSFLPLPAPTGPSTGSWQQITTADPAKLNKGINAPGSGGGNSSTLKTVGTGMAALAAVGGFTRLLIAASTGEDVGEMDFGSGGGEEVVVSPDSGESCEAPGEQGDGTGYPDTYGDASHTLTSSYADHQDALQANHFANMINAQANANALSYVSDTTTTYGRSSSSNLVSDPYGYSHYIYTPDPASCI; from the coding sequence ATGATGAGCGAGATGGACGGGCTGATACCTGCCGTGGCCAACTTGAGTATGCAACCCTCCCTTCGGAGGAAGCCGGTGAGGCCTGCGTCGAGCatcccgccgccgccgacttTCTGTGCCGAGCTTGAGGGCTCGATGCCAACGACTCCACGGCCTCAAGCTAGTGGTGATTTCGATCAGGGCCTGATTCCGGTCGAGAGGGAGCCGCCACCGGACCATGAGGGGGTGATACCTCTGCATGCTCCCCATTCAGCAGCAGTTTCCCATGCGGGCCCGCCATCTACCGCCGTCGGTGCAGGTCTTCCCTCGCCGTCCCAGACCCCTGGTACTCCGGGTGTTGTATACACACCTGCCGCCTACCCGTCATGGCCTAAGTCATACGCttcccaccatcctcaacccgCTCCGTTGGTCTCACCCACACAGAGTCTTCCCACTTCGTCAGTCTCCAGCAccacatcaccccctcccataTCTGGTATCCATTCGTCAGGCCAGAAACTCGGGGACTTTGCCAGCTCGGTATTCAGCAAAGAAACGGTCAAGTGGAGCAAGAAGACGGCAAGCCGCTTCGGCGGGGCCCTCAAAAGCGCCGCCACGAGTGCTCATGAGGCCGCGACAAAAGCCCAGGTGGCTGCGGTGCGCGCCGCTGAGCAAAGAAGACAGAGGCAGGCGGGAATTGTGGTCCCCCAGCAGACGACAAGCCCACAGCCGCTGTACACACCACAGTACTGGGCTTCTTCACACCACCACGCACAGAACACGGCATCCCACCAGCAGTCTGCTATCCCTTTTGTGCCGCCAGTGCGCCAAGATCAgagccagagccagagccCAGCCGCACTTGCTCCTGTCTCACAGGGCCAAACTCCGCACGTCTTTGCCTCAAACCAGacaccctcttcacctccaccaccgccggcaaaATTTCACTATCCTCAGATAGCAGCTTCGCCCTTGTCTCTTCCCTCACACCCACAGCCGCACAACTCACTTCCCGGTCATCACCTTcgacaacaccagcagcaccagcagcaccagcagcaccagcagcaccagcagcaccagcagcaccagcagcaacattACTtgcaccacccccagcctACGCCAACTGTTGTTTTGGTAGGGGGatcaggtggaggaggctcATTTCTTCCGCTGCCTGCTCCCACCGGCCCCTCAACTGGTTCATGGCAGCAGATCACAACCGCTGACCCTGCCAAACTGAATAAAGGCATCAACGCGCCCGGGTCTGGGGGAGGTAACAGCTCCACCCTCAAGACTGTCGGGACGGGCATGGCAGCGTTGGCTGCCGTGGGGGGGTTCACGAGACTGCTGATCGCCGCCAGCACGGGAGAGGACGTGGGCGAGATGGATTTTGGTagcgggggtggtgaggaagtcGTTGTTTCCCCAGACTCTGGAGAAAGCTGTGAAGCCCCGGGAGAACAAGGCGATGGGACAGGTTACCCAGACACTTATGGCGACGCTTCTCACACCCTGACAAGCTCTTATGCCGATCATCAGGATGCTTTGCAGGCCAATCATTTTGCCAACATGATCAATGCCCAGGCAAACGCCAATGCTCTGTCGTACGTCTCGGACACCACGACGACGTACGGCAGGAGCTCGAGCAGCAACCTGGTCAGCGATCCTTACGGATATTCGCACTATATCTATACCCCGGACCCAGCGAGCTGTATTTGA
- the CEL6A gene encoding 1,4-beta-D-glucan cellobiohydrolase cel6a (COG:G; CAZy:GH6; EggNog:ENOG503NXS8), with protein sequence MAKRLLLTAALAATTLAAPVIEERQNCGSVWSQCGGQGWTGATCCASGSTCVAQNQWYSQCLPGSQVTTTAQAPSSTRTTTSSSSRPTSSSISTSAVNVPTTTTSAGASVTVPPGGGASSTASYSGNPFLGVQQWANSYYSSEVHTLAIPSLTGPMATKAAAVAKVPSFQWMDRNVTVDTLFSGTLADIRAANRAGANPPYAGIFVVYDLPDRDCAAAASNGEWAIADGGAAKYKAYIDRIRHHLVQYSDIRTILVIEPDSLANMVTNMNVPKCQGAANTYKELTVYALKQLNLPNVAMYLDAGHAGWLGWPANIGPAAELFAGIYKDAGRPTSLRGLATNVANYNGWSLSSAPSYTTPNPNFDEKRFVQAFSPLLTAAGFPAHFITDTGRSGKQPTGQLEWGHWCNAIGTGFGPRPTTDTGLDIEDAFVWIKPGGECDGTSDTTAARYDHHCGFADALKPAPEAGQWFQAYFEQLLTNANPPF encoded by the exons ATGGCCAAGAGACTCCTTCTCACGGCTGCTCTGGCAGCCACCACGTTGGCAGCCCCTGTCATCGAGGAACGCCAAAATTGCGGCTCTGTCTG GAGCCAATGTGGCGGCCAAGGCTGGACCGGCGCGACCTGCTGCGCCTCGGGCAGCACTTGCGTTGCCCAGAACCAGTGGTATTCGCAGTGTCTTCCTGGCAGCCAGGTGACCACCACAGCGCAGGCCCCTTCTTCTacccgcaccaccaccagcagctccaGCCGCCCGACTAGCTCTAGCATCTCGACCTCTGCTGTCAACgtgcccaccaccaccaccagcgccgGGGCATCCGTGACGGTTCCTCCCGGCGGCGGTGCCTCGTCCACGGCTAGCTACTCGGGCAACCCCTTCCTGGGTGTCCAGCAGTGGGCCAACAGCTACTACTCGTCCGAGGTGCACACCCTGGCGATTCCCAGCCTCACCGGGCCCATGGCCACCAAGGCGGCCGCCGTGGCCAAGGTTCCCAGCTTCCAGTGGATGGACAGGAATGTGACGGTCGACACTCTCTTCTCCGGCACCCTGGCCGACATTCGTGCCGCCAACAGGGCCGGTGCCAACCCTCCCTACGCCGGCATCTTTGTCGTCTACGACCTCCCCGATCGTGACTGCGCTGCTGCCGCTTCCAACGGCGAGTGGGCCATCGCTGATGGCGGCGCTGCTAAGTACAAGGCTTACATTGACCGCATCCGTCACCATCTCGTCCAGTATTCCGACATCCGCACCATCCTTGTCATCGAGCCCGACTCGCTCGCCAACATGGTGACCAACATGAACGTGCCCAAGTGCCAGGGTGCCGCCAACACCTACAAGGAGCTCACAGTCTACGCCCTCAAGCAGCTGAACCTGCCCAACGTCGCCATGTACCTCGACGCCGGTCACGCCGGCTGGCTTGGCTGGCCAGCCAACATTGGCCCCGCTGCTGAGCTCTTTGCTGGCATCTACAAGGACGCTGGCAGGCCCACCTCTCTCCGCGGCCTCGCTACCAACGTTGCCAACTACAACGGCTGGAGCTTGTCGTCAGCTCCTTCgtacaccacccccaaccccaactttGACGAGAAGCGCTTTGTCCAGGCCTTCAGCCCCCTCCTCACTGCTGCCGGCTTCCCCGCCCACTTCATTACTGACACTGGCCGTTCCGGAAAGCAGCCGACCGGCCAGCTCGAGTGGGGCCACTGGTGCAATGCCATCGGCACTGGCTTCGGCCCCCGCCCGACCACCGACACTGGACTCGACATTGAGGACGCCTTTGTCTGGATCAAGCCCGGTGGAGAGTGCGACGGCACCAGCGACACCACGGCTGCCCGCTATGATCACCACTGCGGCTTCGCCGATGCCCTCAAGCCTGCCCCCGAGGCCGGCCAGTGGTTCCAAGCCTACTTTGAGCAGCTCCTCACCAACGCCAACCCTCCTTTCTAA